The genomic region tacacaCATAAATTGGCTGGTACTACATGCCCATCACTGTGCATAAAGTTCTCATTCACGGCAGCAAAATGGTATCTGAGGCTATATTGCCAATAGGTTTGTTTAcaatgtttatttttgaaagtatttttttaaactttatttaatattaacttttttttttgctacaggaATGTTATCCGAAGAAGCGCAAGAAGCAATGAATAAGGAGTATAGAAACTGTAGGCTATTCCATTCTCGTAAAAATTCACGTATTTCTACGAATGAAGATGTAATGCACTATTTGCAAATATCATCAGATCCTTACATTAATTCATTTAGAAtgagaaacaaattgaaaaaattagaatatgatgatgatgttaaaaaattattgattgagtgaaaaaaaatttcaatttcattggGAGGTGGGCGTATTAGTGGgcgtgttattgtaatttttgcatgaaacattttaaatgatataaattacagtaatatagaatttgaaggttgtatttaatatattttagaaaatatggcaCTTTTTATGTTGAGGTAGTATGGGTGATGGGGTTAAAAGTAGGccaaagttcaatttttatttcaaataatgtttgtaACTATATAACATTCAAGTATACCAAAATTGAAAGTTATACCTAAAGTATTACGGACTATAcggcattttacaaatttcgactGTATGGCAGGTGggtgaattttcttaattttttttttttaaaaactggaattgtctcaaaaataacctgtgcaaaatttcagagctctACAATGACTCCTTGTATTTGATGCCGGCGTTGTCTCACTGTGTGTCGCTGAGACAGAAGAGCCCGACGATAAATTCGAACTTGCACAAAGCCGATATGAGAATTATTGCCTGCTGTTTCTTTGTTCTTCCACTCACTGATTTTCAGAGCTTCGATGATCAACGGTAACTTCGCAAAAAATTGAAGGACAGCATCGTGCCTCTCTACCCATCTTATTTCACACAACtggacaattttttcaccaagtatctttgctaatacagtcacacgttttggaaatgagttcttgaaaaatttgtcgacttctcgtatggcactggcaacgttttcgattaatcgtACTTTCACTGACTTTGAAATACTGTTGTTAGGTTTGTGCGAGAAACACGGAGTCATGACAGCATTTTTTGCTTCTCTCCGAATTTCGTTGACTGCTCCGATATCTGACAGCATGACCGCACATCCATCAGTTCCTATCGTAGTGCATTCTTCCATTCGGAGATTCATTTTCTTCATTGTCTGCCAAACCGGTTTAGCTTAGCGAAGGTCTATCATATTTGAGATCTACATTTCAAAGTCGCCCGTGACGTAGTGGTTAAGCTGGCAGGTCACTTGCGCAGCCTAGGGTTCAAACCCGGccgaatatattttttctacaaaatgtgaataaaaatcgGGAACATTTCCCGACAGAGCCGGGAAAATTTCCGTGCCTGATTTCCAGGCGTTTCCGGACCAGCTGTTATCGTCGGCAATCGCCGGCTTCCGAGGACGAGAGCAAGTTAAAACTCGGGTTCTATATGCAAAATTGGTTACTACTATTGTTGAATAAACAAACCTAACctcaatttttatgtaaacactCGTTTGAATGTCAGTGAAATTTCACCACGCACAAAAATGAACAGTAAAATCGAAACAACATCGATACTTACcattttagatattcaaaattgGGCACTTTATTTTCCAGAATAAGGTATAACTTCACAGAAATTGACGAAAATGAAATGGGTAACTTGGGCAACTTATAGTTACTATATAGATGATTCCGCTCAGCTGGGCATAGCGTGATTCTATTGGACAGTCAAGTTGAGGCGTTTTTGGCGAGATAAACGGATTTAAATGAAACGTCACCATGCGTCGAGTGTTTTTATACTCAATAGTACCAATTGTACAGTATGAGGCATATATGCCCGCAGAGATATCGAACCTATGGGGCATTCGATAGTCGCAAGCGGCATCATGTCTATATGTTTTTTGTGGTTCATGGTGTCAACTGACGCTAGGTGGGTCGGTGAGCATTTCCCTAAATTCCCCCCGTGGATCCACCACTGTATATAAGTCTATACCTCACTTTATTCATTAATATGCCTTTTCATAAGTATGTGTAAGTGCGTTTTGTAAAGTTGTGTGTGCGTGTCTTCACTCAAACCATTATAAAAGTGTGCAAAAATGTCAATGAAGTGGAAAATGGACACTATCgattgaactcctctgaaaaTTATGGTTGTGTGTGGgaataaatacaagtataaaaaGGGACTGCATTGCGTTCAgggcaaatttaattttcttgtgCAAAATAAGATTTTACA from Bactrocera tryoni isolate S06 chromosome 3, CSIRO_BtryS06_freeze2, whole genome shotgun sequence harbors:
- the LOC120770738 gene encoding uncharacterized protein LOC120770738; amino-acid sequence: MPITVHKVLIHGSKMVSEAILPIGMLSEEAQEAMNKEYRNCRLFHSRKNSRISTNEDNLSTCPPNRTSTNLVSPRLSGSTNEPTDLSDSAKLKASAKSDNEST